DNA from Candidatus Thorarchaeota archaeon:
GGTTGTGGGTTATGTGCCACAACGTGTCCGGAGGGAGCTATTGAGATGGTTGATAGAACAGCCGTTCCCGCGGTCAAGGACGAGTGGTAACAATGAAGACAGATATCATCGTCAACTACGACAAATGCGGCGACCCCCGAGAATGTAAGAAGTGCTTGCAGATTTGCGCCCCTGCTTTGTTCTTGCTCTACTCTCCAGATGATGAAAGTGACGATCCAGATGTCTGGCGGGTAGATGTAGCGTTTACAGATCTTTGTACAAGGTGCGGAGACTGCGTTGAAGTATGTCCAAAAGAAGCAATCACATTGGTATGACTATCGTCATATTAGCATACGCTCGATAAGCTGCACCAAGTCGAGTATTTCAGGATCACCATCTTTTCTTGCGTCGCTTAGATTTCTTTTACAAAAAGGACACGAAGATGTAAGAATGTCAGCCTCTACGTCCTTTGCGTGTTGAATTCTCTGCTCTGCACTCCAAATTGCAAAATCATTGAAACCTGCTT
Protein-coding regions in this window:
- a CDS encoding 4Fe-4S binding protein, whose translation is MKTDIIVNYDKCGDPRECKKCLQICAPALFLLYSPDDESDDPDVWRVDVAFTDLCTRCGDCVEVCPKEAITLV